CTGTGTTTTGAATGCCTTGCTTGCTGCATCTACTTTTGCTGACAGTGAAAAAAGTTGTGCAAATGGAAAAACAATTTAGGAGAAATACTAAGGTTTCGTTTATCATATTTAAGTGGGGAGCCTAGTTTTGACATTACAGGCTGAGACCTAGGCTTTATAAAAGACAAACCAAAGCACCAAAATGACTGCAGTTGACGAAGTTGGAAATCTGATGATGCCTGCCTGTACTTAGATTTCTTATCCAATACTTTCATGTGCCTTTACAGACTAAGACTATAGTTTAACAAAATCATTCATGACTGCAGGTGGCTTCTGGCAAGCAAAATGGCTTTCTCATCGGTTTTCAGGAGAGTGAATGTCAAAGAACTGATCTCGAATGCTTCGGTGTATGCTAGCGCAACAGGTGATAATGTGTGTGCAGTTGGTGTGACCCATACTTTTCTTCCATTCTGAACAAGTATTTTACCTGCCTGAGGTATGCTTGATTCCAGAATCTTCTGGAGGAATGAGCTTGGTGTTTAGACGCTGGGCCACCAAGAAGACTGCTGGATCGACAAAAAATGGCCGTGACTCCAATCCCAAGTACCTGGGTGTCAAGAAGTTCGGTGGAGAGGTACACCCTTTGTATAATTTTTACTCCATGACATTGATGAGATTCAAGAATAACTTTGTTAATTGCATCAATTGTTACCATTTGGAGCCTTTAGGTGCCATATTGATACTCGTTTTCTGAATAACTTTCATACATAGGAATTGATCTGATGCTATTAGTCTGTTAATTGATGGGGTACATTTGTGTTAATTTTCCAGAAAGTAGAACCGGGAAACATTATTGTTCGCCAAAGAGGAACGCGCTTCCACCCTGGGAACTATGTTGGCATTGGCAAGGATCACACTCTCTTCTGCCTGAAGGAAGGCCATGTTCGGTTCGAGCGCAACAAACTGACCGGCAGGAAATGGGTTCATGTTGACCCTGTGGCTGGTCATGTGCTCCACCCTGTCTATGCCAGTGGCTCGACTACTGCAGTTGACCTGGATGCACAGTTGTAGCGACTATGCAGTTGCTTATGCTCTTCCAACGGATTTGCCGCTCCTATGCTTGTCATCAGAACCACCAAGTGCCTCTCATTACACAATGCAACTTGTTCCAGCAAAGATGCTTGTAAGAAATGCTGCTAGAAGTAGCTTCACTGAGGAGCAGAAAATTTGAGCTTGGTTAATGTTCCTTTTTTAACATCACTTGAGACGCAATGTTGGTTAGTTCCATGTCTATGTGGAAGTGTTGATTACTTGTGGACTGGAATTTTGTCATTCGGTGCATTTTTGGAACCATGAGCGATCAACTAGTGGTGGTcaaatgacttttttttttggttcacAAGAACCTCAAGCTCAAACTTACACATCAAAGACAATATAATTGGTTTCATATTAGAAAACATAAATGCCATATAATTTGCAGTGACGAGTCAAGAGGCCTAGTTTAAGTTATGCGAGACCCTGTAGTTGACTCTGAGATGCTAACATCTGCTATGTTAAAGTGGGAatatatctagtgcaaaccacagtTTTGTGAAAATTCGTACAAACTATGACAAAaaaatcgtctaaattcacacaaaaaatcacacatctAGTT
The nucleotide sequence above comes from Panicum virgatum strain AP13 chromosome 3K, P.virgatum_v5, whole genome shotgun sequence. Encoded proteins:
- the LOC120697177 gene encoding 50S ribosomal protein L27-like; translation: MAFSSVFRRVNVKELISNASVYASATESSGGMSLVFRRWATKKTAGSTKNGRDSNPKYLGVKKFGGEKVEPGNIIVRQRGTRFHPGNYVGIGKDHTLFCLKEGHVRFERNKLTGRKWVHVDPVAGHVLHPVYASGSTTAVDLDAQL